The Lycium ferocissimum isolate CSIRO_LF1 chromosome 1, AGI_CSIRO_Lferr_CH_V1, whole genome shotgun sequence genome includes a region encoding these proteins:
- the LOC132055719 gene encoding uncharacterized protein LOC132055719 translates to MACFFPYNSRNLDTSFFIFRPTIVIVDDLVEALKHFSFSTESLGCVHSAIFRSIHGNMMVWYGAWIKRSSENKDSLAAALLSMLTGVSSMAILLEHGFFDAYAGESKDHSPAAKFYTGDIVSMNSASFSHRDMPLEDFTYACLAIFKDRFHKMDGAVSGVCLKCQQLPKVAAVFVWKSLQCCYNYILNQDSRSVLPYFDGFSLDLKYDVFRVVYVSGDNALNFHLFPPHKMLEGKEGLHNVTH, encoded by the exons ATGGCTTGTTTTTTTCCATATAATAGCAGAAACTTGGATACAAGTTTCTTCATATTCAGGCCAACAATAGTGATTGTGGATGATCTTGTGGAAGCTCTCAAGCATTTCTCTTTTTCTACTGAAAGTCTTGGATGTGTTCATAGTGCCATTTTTAGAAgcattcatggaaatatg ATGGTATGGTATGGAGCATGGATAAAGAGATCTAGTGAGAATAAGGACTCACTGGCTGCAGCTCTT CTCTCAATGTTAACAGGTGTATCAAGCATGGCAATCCTATTGGAACATGGCTTCTTTGATGCATACGCTGGAGAATCAAAGGATCATTCACCTGCCGCAAAATTCTACACAGGGGACATAGTTTCCATGAACTCTGCCTCTTTTTCCCATCGCGACATGCCACTTGAAGACTTTACATACGCGTGCTTAGCCATTTTCAAGGACCGGTTCCACAAGATGGATGGCGCGGTTTCTGGAGTTTGCTTAAAGTGTCAACAACTACCCAAAGTTGCTGCCGTTTTCGTGTGGAAATCCTTGCAATGCTGCTACAATTACATCCTGAATCAAGATTCTAGGAGTGTTCTTCCTTACTTTGATGGcttttcacttgatttgaaGTATGATGTCTTTAGGGTTGTTTATGTTAGTGGTGATAATGCCTTAAACTTTCATCTTTTCCCTCCACATAAGATGTTGGAGGGAAAAGAAGGGCTGCATAATGTTACTCATTAG